The proteins below come from a single Gemmatimonadota bacterium genomic window:
- a CDS encoding cold-shock protein, with the protein MARITGTVKWFSQEKGYGFIRQDDGTDVFVHHSAIQGAGFKTLNEGERVEFEVIEEPKGLKAQNVVRLEAPQGPPSFGGRGGERRGPRGSRSGADVESQRF; encoded by the coding sequence ATGGCTCGTATCACAGGCACCGTGAAGTGGTTCTCCCAGGAGAAGGGCTACGGCTTCATCCGCCAGGACGACGGCACCGACGTCTTCGTCCACCACAGCGCCATCCAGGGCGCCGGCTTCAAGACCCTTAATGAAGGGGAACGCGTCGAGTTCGAGGTCATCGAGGAACCCAAAGGCCTCAAGGCCCAGAACGTTGTGAGGCTGGAAGCCCCCCAGGGCCCGCCTAGCTTCGGCGGGCGGGGCGGCGAGCGCCGTGGCCCGCGCGGCAGCCGCAGCGGCGCCGACGTCGAGAGCCAAAGGTTCTGA